In a genomic window of Schistocerca gregaria isolate iqSchGreg1 chromosome 5, iqSchGreg1.2, whole genome shotgun sequence:
- the LOC126272436 gene encoding uncharacterized protein LOC126272436 isoform X2, protein MQVQIGVLILFVFFSVVVADEGTADNELRGSAVGQARPMLLPRPALRVLERQPCSCAAETCGCCASIDLSYINFSEKGCMNFTVALKDLSVKLDLLVNDKSIYRTGLSARNPPPLCVPLPMLPAVALCVRVYDIHWEDGALHVCANLEATVFSTPALVIPFDCIRLGPGGVDLVRPSASTSQFGLFPHAPRDPSQRIAASPAPTRRRP, encoded by the exons GTACAGATTGGAGTACTGATATTATTCGTTTTCTTCAGTGTGGTCGTCGCTGATGAAGGTACCGCTGACAACGAACTGAGAGGTTCAG CTGTCGGGCAGGCGCGGCCGATGCTGCTTCCGAGGCCGGCGCTGAGGGTCCTGGAGCGGCAGCCGTGTTCCTGCGCCGCCGAGACCTGCGGCTGCTGCGCCAGCATAGACCTCAGCTACATCAACTTCAGCGAGAAAG GATGTATGAACTTCACAGTCGCACTGAAAGACCTCTCGGTTAAACTGGACTTGTTAGTAAATGACAAGAGTATATATCGGACTGGACTCTCAG CGCGCAACCCGCCGCCGCTGTGCGTACCGCTGCCGATGCTGCCGGCGGTGGCGTTGTGCGTGCGCGTGTACGACATCCACTGGGAGGACGGCGCGCTGCACGTGTGCGCCAACCTGGAGGCGACCGTCTTCTCGACGCCGGCTCTCGTCATCCCCTTCGACTGCATCCGGCTGGGTCCGGGAGGCGTCGACCTGGTGCGGCCGAGCGCCTCCACGTCGCAGTTCGGCCTCTTTCCGCACGCCCCCAGGGACCCTTCGCAGCGGATCGCCGCCTCTCCGGCGCCCACCAGGAGGCGGCCGTGA
- the LOC126272436 gene encoding uncharacterized protein LOC126272436 isoform X1, with amino-acid sequence MQVQIGVLILFVFFSVVVADEGTADNELRGSAAVGQARPMLLPRPALRVLERQPCSCAAETCGCCASIDLSYINFSEKGCMNFTVALKDLSVKLDLLVNDKSIYRTGLSARNPPPLCVPLPMLPAVALCVRVYDIHWEDGALHVCANLEATVFSTPALVIPFDCIRLGPGGVDLVRPSASTSQFGLFPHAPRDPSQRIAASPAPTRRRP; translated from the exons GTACAGATTGGAGTACTGATATTATTCGTTTTCTTCAGTGTGGTCGTCGCTGATGAAGGTACCGCTGACAACGAACTGAGAGGTTCAG CAGCTGTCGGGCAGGCGCGGCCGATGCTGCTTCCGAGGCCGGCGCTGAGGGTCCTGGAGCGGCAGCCGTGTTCCTGCGCCGCCGAGACCTGCGGCTGCTGCGCCAGCATAGACCTCAGCTACATCAACTTCAGCGAGAAAG GATGTATGAACTTCACAGTCGCACTGAAAGACCTCTCGGTTAAACTGGACTTGTTAGTAAATGACAAGAGTATATATCGGACTGGACTCTCAG CGCGCAACCCGCCGCCGCTGTGCGTACCGCTGCCGATGCTGCCGGCGGTGGCGTTGTGCGTGCGCGTGTACGACATCCACTGGGAGGACGGCGCGCTGCACGTGTGCGCCAACCTGGAGGCGACCGTCTTCTCGACGCCGGCTCTCGTCATCCCCTTCGACTGCATCCGGCTGGGTCCGGGAGGCGTCGACCTGGTGCGGCCGAGCGCCTCCACGTCGCAGTTCGGCCTCTTTCCGCACGCCCCCAGGGACCCTTCGCAGCGGATCGCCGCCTCTCCGGCGCCCACCAGGAGGCGGCCGTGA